The Sagittula sp. P11 genome window below encodes:
- a CDS encoding Gfo/Idh/MocA family protein, which translates to MSKLAWGLVGGGEGSQIGPAHRLGAGLDGLFTFSAGALDHRPDAGRTYGQRLGLAADRAYGDWQEMLAGERNRDDRIDLVTVATPNATHFEITKAFLENGFNVLCEKPMTMTVEEGEEIVRIARASGRICAVNYGYTGYSLVRHMRAMVARGDLGAIRLVKAEFAHGHHADAADADNPRVRWRYDPAQAGVSAQFADCGIHALHMASFVIGQEAERLSADTVSCIASRVLEDDAMVNLRFDGGAVGRLWTSSVAIGRQHGLTLQVFGERGGLRWSQEQPNQLYWMPLGGRLQVIERGEAGLSPEADRTSRVTIGHAEGMPLAFANIYKDLAEAIRAQKEKREIDPAANLYPRAEDGLRSMAAVMAVAESGRADGAWMDARPPMFR; encoded by the coding sequence ATGAGCAAACTCGCATGGGGGCTGGTCGGCGGTGGCGAAGGCAGCCAGATCGGTCCGGCACACCGGCTGGGCGCCGGGCTGGACGGGCTGTTCACCTTCAGCGCCGGCGCATTGGACCACCGGCCCGACGCCGGGCGCACATATGGCCAACGCCTCGGCCTTGCGGCGGATCGCGCCTACGGCGACTGGCAGGAGATGCTGGCCGGTGAGCGCAATCGCGACGACCGCATCGACCTCGTGACCGTCGCCACGCCGAACGCCACGCATTTCGAGATCACCAAAGCCTTTCTGGAAAACGGCTTCAACGTGCTGTGCGAGAAGCCGATGACCATGACGGTCGAGGAAGGCGAAGAGATCGTGCGGATTGCCCGCGCCTCGGGCCGCATCTGCGCCGTGAACTACGGCTACACGGGCTATTCGCTGGTGCGGCACATGCGGGCGATGGTGGCACGTGGCGACCTCGGCGCCATCCGTCTGGTCAAGGCGGAGTTCGCGCACGGCCACCACGCGGACGCGGCGGACGCCGACAACCCGCGTGTGCGCTGGCGCTACGACCCGGCGCAGGCGGGTGTCTCGGCGCAATTCGCCGATTGCGGCATTCACGCGCTGCACATGGCCAGTTTCGTGATCGGCCAGGAAGCGGAGCGGCTCTCGGCTGACACCGTGTCCTGCATCGCGTCGCGGGTGCTGGAGGACGACGCCATGGTCAACCTGCGCTTCGACGGCGGGGCGGTTGGCCGGCTCTGGACGTCTTCCGTTGCCATCGGGCGGCAGCACGGGCTGACCCTGCAGGTCTTCGGCGAGAGGGGCGGATTGCGCTGGTCGCAGGAGCAGCCGAACCAGCTCTACTGGATGCCTCTTGGCGGGCGCCTTCAGGTCATCGAACGTGGCGAGGCCGGTCTTTCGCCCGAGGCGGACCGCACCAGTCGTGTCACCATCGGCCACGCAGAGGGGATGCCTCTCGCCTTTGCCAATATCTACAAGGACCTGGCCGAAGCGATCCGCGCGCAGAAAGAGAAGCGCGAGATCGACCCGGCCGCGAATCTGTATCCCCGGGCTGAGGACGGACTGCGCTCCATGGCGGCGGTCATGGCCGTTGCCGAAAGCGGCCGGGCCGACGGCGCATGGATGGACGCCCGCCCGCCGATGTTCCGGTAA
- a CDS encoding DUF6455 family protein, protein MADGTAFSPVLGDEVEHYWLVQRMAKATGVDLVQAMDAGLLTQEDWASIVTRCRGCQWTEGCGDWLDQPVDDTRPFPKPCVNRKRLARIGDRLAEL, encoded by the coding sequence ATGGCTGACGGAACCGCTTTTTCGCCCGTCCTGGGCGACGAGGTCGAACACTACTGGCTGGTTCAGCGCATGGCGAAAGCCACGGGCGTGGACCTCGTTCAGGCGATGGACGCCGGCCTCCTGACACAGGAGGACTGGGCCTCCATCGTCACCCGGTGTCGCGGCTGCCAGTGGACCGAAGGATGCGGCGACTGGCTCGACCAGCCGGTCGACGACACCCGCCCGTTCCCGAAGCCCTGCGTCAACCGCAAGCGGCTCGCCCGGATCGGAGACCGCCTCGCGGAGCTTTGA
- a CDS encoding Gfo/Idh/MocA family oxidoreductase has product MTIRIAVIGAGIMGADHARIVAEDLPGATLQVLCDKDEARARKVGQALGAQHIATDPESVVARDDVDAVIIASPDFTHAPLSLACIRAGKKAMCEKPLSQSSAECLEVMKAEEAAGERHIMVGFMRRYDPAYIQMRAALSGGAIGRPLMMHNWHRNGSTPSADFTGAMAITNSAPHEFDILRYMLGSEAVTISASQPRRSDDKVAPVVMVIQTGDDQIVTVEVNNNAAYGYDVKAELVGESGSIATNHVTYTRMDKDAVKTQAHDPDWRDRYAEAYRQQNKAFLKWVRGGEYPELAASAWDGYAASLIAETGVRALAAGTRQDIALIERPAFYSQR; this is encoded by the coding sequence ATGACCATCCGCATTGCCGTCATCGGAGCCGGTATCATGGGTGCCGACCATGCCCGCATCGTGGCCGAAGACCTTCCCGGCGCGACCCTTCAGGTTCTTTGCGACAAGGACGAGGCCCGCGCGCGCAAGGTGGGACAGGCGCTCGGCGCGCAACATATCGCCACCGACCCCGAATCCGTCGTCGCGCGTGACGATGTCGATGCGGTCATCATTGCGTCGCCGGACTTCACCCACGCGCCGCTCAGCCTCGCCTGTATCCGGGCCGGCAAGAAGGCGATGTGCGAAAAACCCCTGTCGCAATCCTCGGCCGAATGTCTCGAGGTCATGAAGGCAGAAGAGGCCGCTGGGGAACGGCACATCATGGTTGGGTTCATGCGACGCTACGATCCCGCCTACATCCAGATGCGCGCCGCGCTGAGCGGTGGCGCCATCGGACGTCCGCTGATGATGCACAACTGGCACCGCAACGGATCGACGCCCTCTGCCGATTTCACCGGTGCCATGGCGATCACCAACTCCGCGCCGCACGAATTCGACATCCTGCGCTACATGCTCGGGTCGGAGGCCGTGACCATCAGCGCTAGCCAGCCCCGTCGGTCCGACGACAAGGTGGCGCCGGTGGTCATGGTCATCCAGACCGGCGATGACCAGATCGTCACCGTCGAAGTGAACAACAATGCGGCCTACGGTTATGATGTGAAGGCGGAGCTGGTGGGCGAAAGCGGCTCCATCGCCACGAACCATGTCACCTACACCCGGATGGACAAGGATGCGGTCAAGACGCAGGCTCACGATCCCGACTGGCGCGACCGCTATGCGGAGGCCTACCGGCAGCAGAACAAGGCCTTCCTGAAGTGGGTCAGGGGCGGCGAATACCCGGAACTGGCGGCCTCCGCCTGGGACGGCTACGCGGCCTCGCTGATCGCAGAGACCGGCGTGAGGGCGCTGGCGGCGGGCACCCGTCAGGACATCGCCCTGATCGAACGGCCAGCCTTCTATTCGCAGCGGTAG
- a CDS encoding M48 family metallopeptidase, translated as MFRFALLAALALSACATVPLPSPVPSPVGATSAQLRANQAARQFVEVVEAVEPVAEQMCRARTSGLNCDFQIVVDDRADQPPNAFQTVDRFGRPIVAFNLGLINSVENADELAFVMGHEAAHHIRDHLTKTRESATVGAVVFAGIAAISGAEAEAVRNAEQLGAAVGARTYSKEFELEADQLGTIISAQAGYDPVRGAAFFARIPDPGNRFLGSHPPNAARLEVVKRTAASIGR; from the coding sequence ATGTTCAGATTCGCACTCCTGGCCGCGCTGGCCCTTTCTGCCTGCGCCACGGTTCCACTGCCTTCGCCGGTTCCGTCGCCCGTGGGCGCCACCTCGGCCCAGTTGCGCGCCAACCAGGCCGCCCGCCAGTTCGTCGAGGTGGTGGAAGCGGTCGAGCCCGTTGCGGAACAGATGTGCCGCGCCCGGACCTCTGGCTTGAACTGCGATTTCCAGATCGTCGTGGACGACCGCGCCGACCAGCCCCCCAACGCTTTCCAGACCGTCGACCGCTTCGGGCGGCCAATCGTGGCGTTCAATCTCGGCCTCATCAACTCCGTCGAGAATGCCGATGAACTGGCCTTCGTGATGGGCCACGAGGCCGCGCACCACATTCGCGATCACCTGACCAAGACCCGCGAAAGCGCCACGGTCGGCGCCGTGGTCTTTGCAGGCATCGCCGCCATCAGCGGCGCCGAGGCCGAGGCGGTCAGAAACGCCGAACAGCTTGGCGCCGCGGTCGGCGCGCGCACCTACTCGAAGGAATTCGAACTAGAGGCAGACCAGCTGGGCACCATCATCTCGGCGCAGGCGGGCTATGATCCGGTGCGGGGCGCGGCCTTCTTCGCGCGCATCCCCGATCCGGGCAACCGCTTCCTCGGGTCGCACCCGCCCAACGCGGCACGGCTGGAAGTCGTGAAGCGGACGGCGGCCAGCATCGGCCGCTGA
- a CDS encoding complex I NDUFA9 subunit family protein encodes MSKLVTIFGGSGFVGRYIARRMAKEGWRVRVAVRRPNEALFVKPYGVVGQVEPVFCNIRDDDSVRAATAGADAVVNCVGTFDMSGKNNFDAVQAEGATRIARIAKERGITRMVHISAIGADREADSAYASSKGEGEAGVLEHMPDAVILRPSVIFGPEDDFFNRFATMTRFGPALPLVGADTKFQTVYVDDVARAAVMGVLGQAEPGIYELGGPDVMTFREMMQDMLKVIHRRRLIVNLPFFIAGPLASVMGLVEKLTLGLVPAQITRDQVKTLHHDNVVSGETKTFADLGITPTAVEAVLPDYLWRFRPSGQYDAIKESAKNLRMQ; translated from the coding sequence ATGTCCAAACTCGTCACCATCTTCGGCGGCTCCGGTTTCGTCGGCCGCTACATCGCCCGCCGCATGGCGAAAGAGGGCTGGCGCGTGCGCGTCGCCGTCCGTCGCCCGAACGAGGCGTTGTTCGTCAAGCCGTACGGTGTTGTCGGCCAGGTCGAACCGGTGTTCTGCAATATCCGCGACGACGACAGCGTGCGCGCCGCAACCGCAGGGGCGGACGCTGTGGTGAACTGCGTCGGCACCTTCGACATGTCCGGCAAGAACAATTTCGACGCCGTCCAGGCGGAGGGTGCGACCCGTATCGCGCGCATCGCCAAGGAGCGCGGCATCACCCGTATGGTGCATATCTCGGCCATCGGTGCGGACAGAGAGGCCGACAGCGCCTACGCCTCGTCGAAGGGGGAGGGCGAGGCCGGTGTGCTGGAGCACATGCCCGACGCCGTGATCCTGCGGCCCTCCGTGATCTTCGGGCCGGAGGACGATTTCTTCAACCGCTTCGCGACGATGACCCGTTTCGGTCCGGCGCTGCCGCTGGTCGGTGCCGACACGAAGTTCCAGACGGTCTATGTGGACGACGTCGCCCGCGCCGCAGTGATGGGCGTGCTGGGTCAGGCAGAGCCGGGCATCTACGAACTGGGCGGGCCGGATGTCATGACGTTCCGCGAGATGATGCAGGACATGCTGAAGGTCATTCACCGGCGCAGGCTGATCGTGAACCTCCCCTTCTTCATCGCGGGGCCGCTGGCCTCCGTCATGGGCCTGGTCGAGAAGCTGACGCTTGGCCTCGTTCCGGCGCAGATCACGCGGGACCAGGTGAAGACGCTGCACCACGACAACGTGGTCTCTGGCGAGACGAAGACCTTTGCCGATCTCGGCATCACGCCGACAGCGGTGGAAGCGGTGCTTCCCGACTATCTCTGGCGGTTCCGTCCGTCCGGCCAGTACGACGCGATCAAGGAATCGGCCAAGAACCTGCGCATGCAGTAA
- a CDS encoding DUF6455 family protein → MSQHLGDPARHFFMTRGVARVMGVNLGDALNSGQLEPQRYADMVTRCRGCALVEACEEWLATQTLISTAPPPGCCNSNDLCRLRDLH, encoded by the coding sequence ATGTCACAGCACCTCGGCGACCCGGCCCGGCACTTCTTCATGACGCGCGGTGTGGCGCGGGTGATGGGCGTGAACCTCGGCGACGCCCTCAATTCCGGCCAACTCGAACCGCAGCGTTACGCGGACATGGTCACACGCTGCCGCGGATGCGCATTGGTCGAAGCCTGCGAGGAATGGCTTGCGACGCAAACCCTGATCAGCACGGCGCCACCGCCCGGATGCTGCAATAGCAACGATCTGTGCCGGTTGCGCGACCTGCACTAG
- a CDS encoding DNA/RNA non-specific endonuclease translates to MAQLPKRVARDSLQRLAAFNRKIAETDPALAQESLDVTADLTGTRSAPDPDGIFLKESIILRRNRPVLDVRDNAAVLEFASDTESDVWKARLAAAAGALDPAIRAVGRINLHNAPLSWVGTGWLVAEDIVVTNRHVAQEFAQAGGDGFTFTQLGGRPIRAEVDFLSEFDNPDTRVFRLTQVLHITPAPGPDIAFFRVERAAGDHRLAEPIPLAETAVQTHNAAVIGYPAFDSRIPDFTLMEDIFGARYNHKRLAPGAVTFLEDSRLYHDCTTLGGNSGSAVIDLDSGQALGLHYSGAFMRTNYAVRCDVVAEALRQVTTGRRPARPQLAPQAPRPEASRTSVTTTIPLTITVTLGDPALAIDVQTRPMAPFVQSDDDLLDLTEAPAECYRDRSGFRPDFIGSGGLLCPLPQLIDETNLLRFEFDGQEETVLKYQHFSVAMNEPRRMCLWSAVNIDGTEPKAARRVGWKYDGRIDKRFQIMKECYGNPPKFSRGHMTRRNDPGWGPVAEARVGNEDSMHVTNATPQMQSFNAPIWLELEDHALQNAIDDDMRICVYTGPVLKDDDPVFYGVQVPVAFWKIIAFVHERTGHLSATGYRMDQTANLPRQDEFVFGAFQSSHTNEAAQVSIRSIESETGLHFGGLAEIDPLGQQESLGTGPVKVPLLTGTQIRWF, encoded by the coding sequence ATGGCCCAGCTTCCCAAGCGTGTGGCGCGCGACAGCCTGCAGCGTCTGGCCGCCTTCAACCGCAAGATCGCCGAAACCGACCCGGCGCTTGCCCAAGAGTCACTGGACGTTACCGCCGATCTGACCGGCACGCGCAGTGCTCCCGATCCGGATGGCATATTCCTTAAGGAAAGCATCATCCTGCGCCGCAACCGCCCGGTGCTGGACGTGCGCGACAACGCGGCGGTGCTCGAATTCGCCTCTGACACCGAAAGCGACGTGTGGAAGGCGCGCCTTGCCGCCGCGGCGGGCGCGCTGGATCCCGCCATCCGCGCCGTCGGTCGGATCAACCTGCACAACGCCCCCTTGTCATGGGTCGGCACCGGCTGGCTCGTGGCCGAGGATATCGTCGTCACCAACCGCCACGTCGCACAGGAGTTCGCGCAGGCGGGTGGCGACGGCTTCACCTTCACCCAGTTGGGCGGGCGCCCGATCCGGGCAGAGGTCGACTTCCTCTCGGAGTTCGACAATCCCGACACCCGCGTCTTCCGCCTGACGCAGGTGCTGCACATTACGCCCGCTCCGGGGCCCGACATCGCCTTCTTCCGGGTCGAGCGGGCGGCTGGCGACCATCGCCTCGCCGAACCGATTCCCTTGGCCGAGACGGCGGTGCAGACACACAATGCCGCCGTCATCGGCTATCCCGCCTTCGACAGCCGGATCCCGGATTTCACCCTGATGGAGGACATCTTCGGCGCCCGCTACAACCACAAGCGGCTTGCGCCGGGTGCTGTCACGTTCCTGGAGGACAGCCGCCTCTATCACGACTGCACGACGCTTGGCGGCAACTCCGGGTCTGCCGTGATCGACCTCGACAGCGGGCAGGCGCTGGGGCTGCATTATTCCGGCGCATTCATGCGAACCAACTACGCGGTGCGGTGCGATGTGGTGGCGGAGGCGCTGCGCCAGGTCACCACCGGCAGACGGCCCGCCCGGCCACAGCTCGCGCCGCAGGCCCCGCGTCCCGAAGCCTCACGCACCTCCGTCACCACGACGATTCCCCTGACGATCACCGTCACGCTTGGCGATCCCGCCCTGGCCATAGATGTGCAGACCCGGCCTATGGCGCCTTTCGTCCAGTCCGACGACGATCTGCTGGACCTGACCGAGGCCCCGGCCGAGTGCTACCGCGACAGATCCGGCTTCCGGCCCGATTTCATCGGTAGCGGCGGGCTGCTCTGCCCCCTGCCGCAACTGATCGACGAGACGAACCTGCTGCGGTTCGAGTTCGACGGGCAGGAAGAGACGGTCCTGAAATATCAGCACTTTTCCGTCGCGATGAACGAACCGCGGCGGATGTGCCTGTGGTCGGCGGTCAATATCGACGGGACGGAGCCCAAGGCCGCCCGGCGTGTCGGCTGGAAGTACGATGGCCGTATCGACAAGCGGTTTCAGATCATGAAGGAGTGCTACGGCAACCCGCCGAAGTTCTCGCGCGGGCACATGACCCGCCGCAACGATCCCGGCTGGGGCCCTGTGGCTGAGGCGCGCGTCGGCAATGAGGATTCGATGCACGTCACAAACGCCACGCCGCAGATGCAGTCGTTCAACGCGCCGATCTGGCTGGAACTGGAGGATCACGCCCTGCAGAACGCCATCGACGACGACATGCGAATCTGTGTCTACACCGGCCCGGTGCTCAAGGACGACGACCCGGTGTTCTACGGTGTGCAGGTGCCGGTTGCCTTCTGGAAGATCATCGCCTTCGTGCACGAACGCACCGGTCACCTCTCGGCCACCGGCTACCGCATGGACCAGACGGCGAACCTGCCACGGCAGGACGAGTTCGTCTTCGGCGCGTTCCAGTCCAGCCACACGAACGAGGCCGCGCAGGTGTCTATCCGCTCCATCGAGTCTGAAACCGGCCTGCATTTTGGCGGTCTGGCCGAGATCGACCCGCTGGGCCAGCAGGAATCGCTTGGCACCGGCCCGGTGAAGGTGCCGCTTCTGACGGGCACGCAGATCCGGTGGTTCTAG
- a CDS encoding DUF6455 family protein, with protein MQSKDTLKRHAALVDHMAGMQGLDLEELILRGKLTISELDDAVLRCTACTSPGSCEHWLAAMTAEPEADAPPPAYCRNKTVFADLQGG; from the coding sequence ATGCAAAGCAAGGACACGTTGAAGCGCCACGCCGCGCTAGTGGATCACATGGCCGGCATGCAGGGGCTGGATCTGGAAGAGCTGATCCTGCGCGGAAAGCTGACCATTTCCGAGCTGGACGACGCCGTGCTCCGCTGCACGGCCTGCACCTCGCCCGGGTCCTGCGAACATTGGCTGGCCGCCATGACCGCAGAGCCGGAGGCCGACGCCCCGCCGCCCGCGTATTGCCGGAACAAGACGGTGTTCGCGGACCTTCAGGGAGGATGA
- a CDS encoding calcium-binding protein, with product MATVYETSDSNINAYASGSYTIGFDDVFAGTYGGGDAQDGINLPTLEAGTTYTITMTVDDISGHHAMGIINRSNFHSLGVNIADGEVIGEYPITNTFVTVSNPTVVGNTITMDVTPMFTQSYSLFMQGEASHTDNYTLSIAPTPIPPVYTPGEDSVTGTSGDDIAGLLDGDDTYAGGEGNDTVSGDNGHDVILGEGGADWLNGNAGDDSIDGGAGDDMLIGSGGVDSIFGGAGKDTLDGGNDDDELHGGDDNDLLLGAKGNDMMYGDAGDDTFKGGMGNDTMDGGAGADVFLVEADAGDDRIVNFEDNVDRIDVSGIGIYDHTQLNKTDDGTDTTIDFGNGTKMVIEGILAADIDNADLILDVNPYVATVANDTLHGSDGNDLMSGGDGDDRLFGENGNDVLNGDAGRDDLRGGMGNDSLYGGDDNDKLQGQAGDDFLSGGAQNDNLQGGAGNDWLEGGTHNDRLDGGDDNDILLGQDGNDNLMGGNGDDTLDGGNGRDLLAGGAGADVFVFATGTNRDTITDFEDGIDQIDLTGLAPAGITEFAHLAISDNGVDAVVMLDGGNYVTLLNTLAADLDATDFIF from the coding sequence ATGGCGACCGTCTACGAAACCTCAGACTCCAACATCAACGCCTACGCGAGCGGCAGCTACACGATCGGTTTCGACGACGTGTTTGCAGGCACCTACGGCGGCGGCGACGCTCAGGACGGTATCAACCTGCCGACGCTTGAGGCGGGCACGACCTACACGATCACCATGACGGTGGACGACATCTCTGGCCATCACGCGATGGGCATCATCAACCGCAGCAACTTCCATTCGCTGGGTGTGAACATCGCCGATGGCGAGGTGATCGGCGAATACCCCATCACCAACACCTTCGTGACCGTTTCGAACCCGACGGTCGTGGGCAACACGATCACGATGGACGTCACGCCGATGTTCACGCAAAGCTACTCGCTTTTCATGCAGGGTGAGGCGTCGCACACGGACAACTACACGCTCTCCATCGCACCGACACCGATCCCGCCGGTCTACACTCCGGGCGAGGATTCGGTCACCGGCACCTCCGGCGACGACATCGCGGGCCTGCTGGACGGCGATGACACATATGCCGGTGGTGAGGGCAACGACACCGTCAGCGGCGACAACGGCCACGACGTGATCCTCGGCGAAGGTGGGGCCGACTGGCTGAATGGCAACGCGGGCGACGACAGCATCGACGGCGGTGCGGGCGACGACATGCTGATCGGCTCCGGCGGCGTGGACAGCATCTTCGGCGGCGCGGGCAAGGACACGCTCGACGGCGGCAACGACGACGACGAGCTGCACGGTGGCGACGACAACGACCTGCTGCTCGGCGCCAAGGGCAACGACATGATGTACGGCGATGCCGGTGACGACACCTTCAAGGGCGGCATGGGCAACGACACCATGGATGGCGGCGCCGGTGCGGATGTGTTCCTGGTCGAGGCGGACGCGGGCGACGACCGTATCGTCAACTTCGAGGACAACGTGGACAGGATCGACGTCTCCGGCATCGGGATCTACGACCACACCCAGCTGAACAAGACAGACGACGGCACCGACACCACCATCGACTTCGGCAACGGCACCAAGATGGTGATCGAGGGCATCCTGGCTGCTGACATCGACAACGCCGATCTGATCCTCGACGTGAACCCCTACGTCGCGACCGTCGCCAACGACACGCTGCATGGCTCTGACGGCAACGACCTGATGAGCGGCGGTGACGGCGACGACCGGCTGTTCGGCGAGAACGGCAACGACGTGCTGAACGGCGATGCCGGTCGCGACGACCTGCGCGGCGGCATGGGCAACGACTCGCTCTACGGCGGAGACGACAACGACAAGCTGCAGGGGCAGGCGGGCGACGACTTCCTCAGCGGCGGTGCCCAGAACGACAACCTGCAGGGCGGCGCGGGCAACGACTGGCTCGAAGGCGGCACCCACAACGACCGCCTCGACGGTGGCGACGACAACGACATTCTGCTGGGCCAGGACGGCAACGACAACCTGATGGGCGGCAACGGGGACGACACGCTCGACGGCGGCAACGGCCGCGACCTGCTCGCAGGCGGCGCAGGCGCGGACGTCTTCGTCTTTGCGACCGGCACCAACCGCGACACGATCACCGATTTCGAGGATGGCATCGACCAGATCGACCTGACCGGCCTTGCCCCCGCAGGCATCACCGAGTTCGCCCACCTCGCGATCAGCGACAACGGCGTCGATGCGGTGGTCATGCTGGACGGCGGCAACTACGTCACGCTCCTGAACACGCTGGCGGCCGACCTCGACGCCACCGACTTCATCTTCTGA